Proteins from a single region of Rhipicephalus sanguineus isolate Rsan-2018 chromosome 5, BIME_Rsan_1.4, whole genome shotgun sequence:
- the LOC119393928 gene encoding gamma-butyrobetaine dioxygenase isoform X1: MSTVLAEEHEEFSLPPPKIKDVYKSSENTLCVTFSDNSKCQFSSTWLRDSCRCQACVHPPTQEKQLNSAQIDPKIQPLSWDVENNAQLLEVFWPQSARRPPHASTYSAEWLHQFSQLFQPKEREAEPSPVKVVAAPAASSAEPMAVPQPHDDIKDEAYTNKKSSVILWNRDEIEENPPEVEYEDFMGTRAGLKKMLKNVCKYGISVLKGVPLHELEIISVARRMGYIRETGYGLTFDVRYNADPKTHLSYTGVPFSHHTDLAYRERAPGVQLLHCLKAADPATSGQEAGGKSFFVDGFYAAQWLRYNYPEHFKILSTTPVIFSFLDAERDRWFRESWPVISVDYMGKLKDIHYSPFSMRPPLLPQDQVATYYEALRLFAQRIEQSTLQYSFYLSPGDLVVLNNRRILHGRTSYDPTKVERHLKGCYMDLDELKSLYEKMRKDDTL; the protein is encoded by the exons ATGAGCACTGTTCTCGCCGAAGAGCACGAAGAATTCTCACTTCCCCCACCAAAGATCAAAGACGTGTACAAATCCAGCGAGAACACCCTATGCGTCACCTTCTCCGACAACAGCAAATGTCAGTTCAGCAGCACCTGG CTGCGGGACAGCTGCCGGTGCCAGGCGTGCGTCCATCCACCGACGCAAGAAAAGCAGCTGAATAGCGCCCAGATAGACCCCAAGATCCAACCGCTTTCCTGGGACGTCGAGAACAACGCTCAGCTTCTGGAGGTCTTCTGGCCCCAGTCGGCACGTAGACCACCGCATGCCAGCACCTACTCGGCCGAATGGCTCCATCAGTTTTCCCAGCTTTTCCAGCCGAAGGAGCGAGAAGC AGAGCCCAGCCCCGTTAAAGTGGTGGCCGCCCCTGCTGCTTCCTCTGCCGAGCCCATGGCTGTGCCGCAGCCGCATGATGACATCAAGGACGAGGCTTACACGAACAAGAAGTCGTCCGTGATCCTGTGGAATCGTGATGAGATCGAGGAGAACCCCCCTGAAGTAGAGTACGAGGACTTTATGGGCACACGAGCCGGTCTCAAAAAGATGCTCAAGAACGTGTGCAAGTACGGCATCTCCGTCCTCAAAG GAGTGCCCCTCCACGAGCTCGAGATCATCAGCGTAGCACGGCGCATGGGCTACATCCGAGAGACCGGCTACGGCTTGACCTTCGACGTGCGCTACAACGCCGACCCGAAGACGCACCTGTCTTACACGGGAGTCCCGTTCAGCCACCACACCGACCTGGCGTACCGGGAACGAGCCCCGGGCGTGCAACTACTGCACTGCCTCAAGGCTGCCGACCCGGCCACCAGCGGCCAGGAGGCCGGCGGCAAGTCTTTCTTCGTGGACGGCTTCTACGCGGCTCAGTGGTTACGCTACAACTACCCCGAGCACTTCAAGATCCTCTCCACGACGCCGGTCATCTTCTCATTCCTGGACGCCGAGAGAGAC AGGTGGTTCCGTGAATCGTGGCCTGTGATAAGCGTCGACTACATGGGCAAGCTGAAAGACATCCACTACAGCCCGTTCTCGATGCGGCCGCCACTGCTGCCCCAAGACCAGGTGGCCACGTACTACGAGGCACTACGGCTGTTTGCGCAGCGCATCGAGCAGAGCACGCTGCAGTACTCCTTCTACCTGAGCCCCGGCGATCTCGTCGTGCTGAACAACCGAAGGATCCTGCACGGAAGGACGAGCTACGACCCCACGAAAGTTGAGAG GCACCTGAAAGGCTGCTACATGGACCTCGACGAGCTGAAGTCTCTTTACGAGAAAATGCGGAAAGATGACACTTTGTAA
- the LOC119393927 gene encoding uncharacterized protein LOC119393927, whose product MAGFRACDNGHLVRRAFPAPAAWLALAFLVGFHPGNEVGVVAEDAVEARIESPFSCKGRPYGFYADPKYGCRAFHICNPQMINGKMEARIYSYYCPGDWVFDQLRFACLPPNATRPEACEEAERHYVINEAFTLRTKVLASRVSQRRFSCERITPGTYADMRSGCKSYFACALIAGKETAVRLSCPIPTVFDQRAKNCIFPDLATPCELSEMYFNVPDYANIKLTSKPSPMINLSPRGNRRLPRMPTDSVYRSPVGNKLLSSEVVLDGLGVKHIMAKHAVTASNGHSVLKAPPSNFSCEGRQYGYYADVELDCEYFHVCTVSIGSEGQRVFVKHSFRCDEGTFFDQEQFECRIPEEALPCWQAHDYYDGNSAWNE is encoded by the exons ATGGCTGGCTTTCGCGCCTGCGACAATGGGCACCTTGTGCGTCGTGCTTTTCCTGCCCCGGCGGCGTGGTTAGCGCTGGCGTTTCTCGTCGGCTTCCATCCGGGCAACGAAGTCGGCGTCGTCGCGGAAGACGCCGTCGAAGCCCGCATCGAGTCGCCTTTCTCGTGCAAGGGCCGACCGTACGGCTTCTACGCCGACCCCAAGTACGGATGTCGCGCGTTCCACATCTGCAACCCGCAGATGATTAACGGCAAGATGGAGGCGCGCATCTACAGCTACTACTGCCCCGGAGACTGGGTCTTCGACCAGCTGCGCTTCGCCTGCTTGCCACCGAACGCGACCAGACCAGAGGCCTGCGAAGAAGCCGAGAGACACTACGTCATCAACGAAGCGTTCACCCTGCGGACCAAGGTGTTGGCGTCGCGGGTTTCCCAACGACGTTTCAGCTGCGAGAGGATTACGCCTGGAACGTACGCTGACATGCGTTCGGGATGCAA GTCGTACTTCGCATGCGCTCTCATCGCAGGCAAAGAGACCGCCGTCAGGCTGTCCTGCCCCATACCCACTGTGTTCGACCAACGCGCCAAGAATTGCATCTTTCCTGACCTGGCGACCCCTTGCGAGCTTTCGGAGATGTACTTCAACGTTCCTGACTACGCGAACATCAAGCTTACCAGCAAGCCGTCGCCAATGATCAACCTTTCTCCCCGAGGCAATCGTCGCCTGCCCCGCATGCCGACGGACTCTGTGTATCGGAGTCCCGTTGGAAATAAG TTGCTCTCATCCGAAGTTGTCTTGGATGGACTCGGAGTGAAGCACATCATGGCGAAGCACGCTGTCACGGCTTCCAACGGCCACAGCGTCCTCAAGGCGCCTCCTTCGAACTTCAGCTGCGAGGGTCGTCAGTACGGCTACTACGCCGACGTAGAACTCGACTGCGAGTACTTTCACGTGTGTACTGTGAGCATCGGCTCCGAAGGACAGCGAGTGTTCGTGAAACATTCGTTTCGTTGCGACGAGGGCACCTTCTTCGACCAGGAGCAGTTCGAGTGCCGCATCCCCGAAGAGGCCCTGCCCTGCTGGCAGGCTCATGACTACTACGACGGTAACAGTGCGTGGAACGAGTGA
- the LOC119393928 gene encoding gamma-butyrobetaine dioxygenase isoform X2 — MSTVLAEEHEEFSLPPPKIKDVYKSSENTLCVTFSDNSKCQFSSTWLRDSCRCQACVHPPTQEKQLNSAQIDPKIQPLSWDVENNAQLLEVFWPQSARRPPHASTYSAEWLHQFSQLFQPKEREAYPSPVKVVAAPAASSAEPMAVPQPHDDIKDEAYTNKKSSVILWNRDEIEENPPEVEYEDFMGTRAGLKKMLKNVCKYGISVLKGVPLHELEIISVARRMGYIRETGYGLTFDVRYNADPKTHLSYTGVPFSHHTDLAYRERAPGVQLLHCLKAADPATSGQEAGGKSFFVDGFYAAQWLRYNYPEHFKILSTTPVIFSFLDAERDRWFRESWPVISVDYMGKLKDIHYSPFSMRPPLLPQDQVATYYEALRLFAQRIEQSTLQYSFYLSPGDLVVLNNRRILHGRTSYDPTKVERHLKGCYMDLDELKSLYEKMRKDDTL; from the exons ATGAGCACTGTTCTCGCCGAAGAGCACGAAGAATTCTCACTTCCCCCACCAAAGATCAAAGACGTGTACAAATCCAGCGAGAACACCCTATGCGTCACCTTCTCCGACAACAGCAAATGTCAGTTCAGCAGCACCTGG CTGCGGGACAGCTGCCGGTGCCAGGCGTGCGTCCATCCACCGACGCAAGAAAAGCAGCTGAATAGCGCCCAGATAGACCCCAAGATCCAACCGCTTTCCTGGGACGTCGAGAACAACGCTCAGCTTCTGGAGGTCTTCTGGCCCCAGTCGGCACGTAGACCACCGCATGCCAGCACCTACTCGGCCGAATGGCTCCATCAGTTTTCCCAGCTTTTCCAGCCGAAGGAGCGAGAAGCGTAC CCCAGCCCCGTTAAAGTGGTGGCCGCCCCTGCTGCTTCCTCTGCCGAGCCCATGGCTGTGCCGCAGCCGCATGATGACATCAAGGACGAGGCTTACACGAACAAGAAGTCGTCCGTGATCCTGTGGAATCGTGATGAGATCGAGGAGAACCCCCCTGAAGTAGAGTACGAGGACTTTATGGGCACACGAGCCGGTCTCAAAAAGATGCTCAAGAACGTGTGCAAGTACGGCATCTCCGTCCTCAAAG GAGTGCCCCTCCACGAGCTCGAGATCATCAGCGTAGCACGGCGCATGGGCTACATCCGAGAGACCGGCTACGGCTTGACCTTCGACGTGCGCTACAACGCCGACCCGAAGACGCACCTGTCTTACACGGGAGTCCCGTTCAGCCACCACACCGACCTGGCGTACCGGGAACGAGCCCCGGGCGTGCAACTACTGCACTGCCTCAAGGCTGCCGACCCGGCCACCAGCGGCCAGGAGGCCGGCGGCAAGTCTTTCTTCGTGGACGGCTTCTACGCGGCTCAGTGGTTACGCTACAACTACCCCGAGCACTTCAAGATCCTCTCCACGACGCCGGTCATCTTCTCATTCCTGGACGCCGAGAGAGAC AGGTGGTTCCGTGAATCGTGGCCTGTGATAAGCGTCGACTACATGGGCAAGCTGAAAGACATCCACTACAGCCCGTTCTCGATGCGGCCGCCACTGCTGCCCCAAGACCAGGTGGCCACGTACTACGAGGCACTACGGCTGTTTGCGCAGCGCATCGAGCAGAGCACGCTGCAGTACTCCTTCTACCTGAGCCCCGGCGATCTCGTCGTGCTGAACAACCGAAGGATCCTGCACGGAAGGACGAGCTACGACCCCACGAAAGTTGAGAG GCACCTGAAAGGCTGCTACATGGACCTCGACGAGCTGAAGTCTCTTTACGAGAAAATGCGGAAAGATGACACTTTGTAA